A segment of the Streptomyces sp. P9-A2 genome:
TCCTCGTCCTCGCCGGTACCGAACATGTCCAGCACTCGGCGAGCCCGGTGCCGCTCGTCGACGTCGTACGGGCCGCGGTCAGCGAGATCGAGCGCTACGAGCGGGTCCGTATCGCCTCGCTGCCGCCGCACGCGCACATCGCCGGGTTCGCCGCCGACGACATCAGCCATCTGCTCGCCGAACTCATGGAGAACGCGACCTCGTTCTGCCCGCCCGACCTGCCCGTCGAGGTCTCCGGCTGGCTCCTGGAGAGCGGCGAGGTCATGCTCTCCGTGCAGGACGAGGGCATCGGCATGACCGGGGAGCGGCTGGAGCGGCTCAACGCCCGCCTGTCCGACTTCGACCCGGAGGCGCCCTACGAGAAGGAGGGCGAGGACGGCCTCGGGCTCGGCCTGTACGTCGTCGCCCGGCTCGCCCAGCGGCACGGGGTGCGGGTGAAGCTGCGGGAGCAGAAGCAGGGCGGTGTCGCCGCGGTCGTGGTCCTGCCCATGACCCTGCTGGCCGCCGCCACCCCGGGAGCCGTACCGGCCTCGGGTCCCGCCGCCGACGGCTCACCCCGTGTCTCCCTGCCCGGCGCGGACGCCGAGGCCAACTCCAACGTCCTGCACGGCCGCACGGAGGAGGGCGACCCGCTGGTCGCCCTGGCGGAGCAGACGGTACGACGGCAGGAGCAGCCCGCGGCGAAGGAAGCCGAGGCCAAGGAATCTGCCGCGGACGAGCACGCGGACGAGTCTGCCGGGGAGCGGTCCGCGGAGCCCGCGACGGACGACGCGACGGAGCCGACGCCCTCCCGGTCCCCCTCCGGGACTGCCCCTGGGACCGCCTCCGTGACGGCTGACGCGGACGGAACCGTCGACGGCACCGCCGAAGGTCTGGACGCGACGCACGAACGGCCCGCCGAGATCACCATGGAGCTGCTGATCCCGGCGCCCGCGCAGGCGGCCGACGAGCAGCCCGTACGGCCGTCCGCCGGGGCCTCCAGGCCTGCCGGGACCGCAGCGGACCCCGGCGCCGACACCCCGGCCGCCCACCCCGGCCACCCGGTCGACGACGCCCCCGTGGCCGTCGACCTCACGGCCGACCCGCAGGCCGCGGCCGTCCCGGCGCCCGCTCCCGCTCCCGACGCCCGGCCGGAGCCCACGCCGGAGCCCGGGCCCGCGCCCGTGCTGCCGACCGGGTCCGCACCCGCACCGGCACCCGCGCGCGGTTCCGCACCGGCCCCCGTAGCCGAGCACACGCGCGTGTCCGACGGCCCGGAGGCAGAGCGGGCGGCACAGCCGGAACCGGTCACCGACAAGGGCCTGCCCAAGCGCACACCGAAGATCACCGCACCCGTCGAGACACCCCGGCAGCGCAGCGGCTCGGTGGACGCCGAAGCCCTGCGCCGCCGTCTCGGCGGCTTCCGCCGGGGGGCGGACGCCGGACGCCGGGACGTCGAGGTGGAGATCACCCAGGAGGCGGGCCCGCACCGATCGCCGTCCACCGCGGACGCCGCCACATCCGAAGAAGCCACGGGGGGCACCGTCGAGGAGGCAACGAGTTGACCGCGCCGAGTACCTTCGGACTGAGTAGTGAAGCCCGCAACCTGCACTGGCTGCTGACCAACCTCGTCGAGGAGGTTCCCGGCATCCTCTCGGTCGCGGTGGTCTCCTCCGACGGCCTGCTGTTGCTTTCCTCGGACCCTGACCACGCGAAGAACCGAGCGGACTCGGGCGAGGGCGCCCGGACCGCCGGGGTGCCCGGAGCGCGGGCCGGGAAACGCGCCGGCCCGCGCGGCTCCGCCGCCGATCTGGCCACCGTCGTCTCGGGCATCTGCAGCCTCACCGTCGGCGCCGCCAAGCTGATGGACTACGGCCAGGTCAGGCACACCATGGTGGCGATGGACGAGGGCAGTCTGTTCGTGATGTCGATCAGTGACGGCTCGCTGCTCGGTGTGCACGGATCCGCGGACGTCGACATGAGCGTGGTGGCGTACCACATGGCGCTGTTCGTGGGCAGGGCCGGCCATGTCCTGACCCCCGAACTCCGCAGTGAACTGCGCGTCTCCATGGAGAACACAGACCTGG
Coding sequences within it:
- a CDS encoding roadblock/LC7 domain-containing protein, which produces MTAPSTFGLSSEARNLHWLLTNLVEEVPGILSVAVVSSDGLLLLSSDPDHAKNRADSGEGARTAGVPGARAGKRAGPRGSAADLATVVSGICSLTVGAAKLMDYGQVRHTMVAMDEGSLFVMSISDGSLLGVHGSADVDMSVVAYHMALFVGRAGHVLTPELRSELRVSMENTDLENTAMENESTRSPR